In Juglans microcarpa x Juglans regia isolate MS1-56 chromosome 4S, Jm3101_v1.0, whole genome shotgun sequence, a single window of DNA contains:
- the LOC121262776 gene encoding TOM1-like protein 9 isoform X1 gives MVNSMVERATSDMLIGPDWAMNIEICDTLNHDPGQSKDVVKGIKKRIGSKNSKVQLLALTLLETVVKNCGDIVHMHVAEKDVLHEMVKIVKKKPDFHVKEKILILIDTWQEAFGGPRARYPQYYAAYQELLRAGAVFPQRSERPASIFTPPQTHPLTSYPQNIRNLDNQQETAESSAESEFPTLSLSEIQNARGIMDVLAEMLSAIEPGNKEGLRQEVIVDLVEQCRTYKQRVVHLVNSTSDESLLCQGLALNDDLQRVLAKHEAIASGTSLQTEKPKPEPVRALVDFGDPLVDTHPDGRSTSGTSAEVQPLNQLLLPAPTPTNAAAPSARVDPKIDLLSGDDYSSPKAETSLALVPVGGQQPASPISQQNALVLFDMFSETSTPNSVNTQSALAGQINPSAPQIEQQQSFQSPQGGSYSNGSVPNAGSPQYEQSIYMQGAGSAWNGQITQQQQPHSPAYGAQSSASLPPPPWEAQPVDNGSPVAGAQYPQPAQVTQTVVAHALSGAHSPLGPQPMGKDQVVGMYIQPITSSHLSAINSQVGQSQQLGWHSQPIQGGPYMGMLPQPMQNAQMASMYPQQIYGNQFAGYGYGQPQGVQYLEQRMYGLSVSHDNNGLRNSYQVSTSSYVPPNKPSKPEDKLFGDLVDMAKVKSTKPTPGRAGGM, from the exons ATGGTGAATTCAATGGTGGAACGAGCCACGAGCGACATGCTGATCGGTCCAGATTGGGCCATGAACATAGAGATCTGCGATACGCTTAATCACGATCCTGG GCAATCGAAGGATGTTGTTAAAGGAATAAAGAAACGTATTGGCAGTAAGAATTCAAAAGTTCAACTTCTTGCCTTAACA CTACTGGAGACAGTTGTAAAGAATTGTGGGGACATTGTTCATATGCATGTAGCAGAGAAGGATGTTCTTCATGAGATGGTGAAGATAGTAAAAAAGAAG CCTGACTTTCATGTCAAAGAGAAGATATTGATCCTGATAGATACTTGGCAAGAAGCTTTTGGTGGACCGAGGGCAAGATATCCGCAGTATTATGCTGCATACCAAGAATTGCTG CGTGCCGGGGCAGTATTCCCTCAGAGATCTGAAAGGCCTGCATCTATATTCACACCTCCACAAACACATCCTTTGACATCATATCCTCAAAATATACGCAATCTTGACAATCAGCAAGAAACAGCTGAATCATCTGCAGAGTCTGAGTTTCCAACCTTGAG CCTGTCTGAAATTCAGAATGCACGCGGCATCATGGATGTCCTTGCCGAAATGCTGAGTGCAATAGAGCCTGGGAATAAAGAG GGGCTTAGGCAGGAGGTTATTGTTGACTTGGTTGAACAGTGCCGTACATACAAGCAGAGAGTGGTGCATCTTGTTAACTCAACTTC gGATGAATCACTGCTGTGCCAAGGACTAGCACTTAATGATGACTTGCAGCGTGTACTGGCTAAGCATGAAGCAATTGCTTCAGGAACTTCTCTTCAAACAGAGAAACCAAAGCCTGAACCTGTTAGAGCACTTGTTGACTTTGGTGATCCTCTAGTTGATACTCATCCCGATGGGAG ATCCACCTCGGGTACTAGTGCAGAGGTGCAGCCACTGAACCAGTTGTTGCTTCCTGCTCCTACTCCAACTAATGCTGCAGCTCCTTCAGCAAGAGTTGATCCCAAAATAGACCTGCTCAGTGGTGATGACTATAGCTCACCCAAGGCAGAAACTTCATTGGCTCTTGTTCCCGTGGGAGGACAGCAGCCAGCGAGTCCTATATCTCAGCAGAACGCCCTTGTTCTCTTTGACATGTTCTCAGAAACTAGCACTCCAAATTCTGTCAATACTCAATCTGCCCTTGCTGGACAAATCAATCCGTCAGCTCCGCAAATCGAACAGCAGCAGAGTTTTCAATCCCCTCAAGGTGGTTCTTACTCGAATGGAAGTGTCCCAAATGCTGGATCACCTCAGTATGAGCAATCAATTTACATGCAAGGTGCTGGTTCTGCCTGGAATGGTCAGATTACCCAGCAGCAGCAGCCACATTCGCCTGCCTATG GTGCTCAAAGCAGCGCATCATTACCACCTCCACCTTGGGAAGCTCAGCCTGTGGACAATGGTAGTCCGGTAGCAGGTGCTCAATACCCTCAACCAGCGCAAGTTACTCAAACGGTGGTTGCGCATGCACTAAGTGGTGCACATTCTCCTCTGGGACCTCAACCAATGGGGAAGGACCAGGTAGTAGGTATGTATATCCAGCCAATTACAAGCAGCCATTTGTCGGCAATCAATAGCCAGGTTGGTCAGAGCCAGCAGTTGGGTTGGCACTCTCAGCCAATCCAGGGAGGGCCGTATATGGGAATGCTTCCACAGCCAATGCAAAATGCCCAGATGGCATCAATGTATCCTCAACAAATATATGGGAACCAATTTGCAGGTTATGGCTATGGTCAGCCACAAGGGGTGCAATACCTAGAGCAGCGAATGTACGGATTATCTGTTAGTCATGATAACAATGGCTTGAGAAACTCCTACCAGGTTTCTACTTCATCTTATGTCCCACCTAACAAGCCTTCTAAGCCAGAGGATAAGCTCTTTGGGGATCTTGTTGACATGGCAAAAGTGAAATCAACGAAACCCACTCCTGGTAGAGCTGGTGGCATGTGA
- the LOC121262776 gene encoding TOM1-like protein 9 isoform X2 translates to MHVAEKDVLHEMVKIVKKKPDFHVKEKILILIDTWQEAFGGPRARYPQYYAAYQELLRAGAVFPQRSERPASIFTPPQTHPLTSYPQNIRNLDNQQETAESSAESEFPTLSLSEIQNARGIMDVLAEMLSAIEPGNKEGLRQEVIVDLVEQCRTYKQRVVHLVNSTSDESLLCQGLALNDDLQRVLAKHEAIASGTSLQTEKPKPEPVRALVDFGDPLVDTHPDGRSTSGTSAEVQPLNQLLLPAPTPTNAAAPSARVDPKIDLLSGDDYSSPKAETSLALVPVGGQQPASPISQQNALVLFDMFSETSTPNSVNTQSALAGQINPSAPQIEQQQSFQSPQGGSYSNGSVPNAGSPQYEQSIYMQGAGSAWNGQITQQQQPHSPAYGAQSSASLPPPPWEAQPVDNGSPVAGAQYPQPAQVTQTVVAHALSGAHSPLGPQPMGKDQVVGMYIQPITSSHLSAINSQVGQSQQLGWHSQPIQGGPYMGMLPQPMQNAQMASMYPQQIYGNQFAGYGYGQPQGVQYLEQRMYGLSVSHDNNGLRNSYQVSTSSYVPPNKPSKPEDKLFGDLVDMAKVKSTKPTPGRAGGM, encoded by the exons ATGCATGTAGCAGAGAAGGATGTTCTTCATGAGATGGTGAAGATAGTAAAAAAGAAG CCTGACTTTCATGTCAAAGAGAAGATATTGATCCTGATAGATACTTGGCAAGAAGCTTTTGGTGGACCGAGGGCAAGATATCCGCAGTATTATGCTGCATACCAAGAATTGCTG CGTGCCGGGGCAGTATTCCCTCAGAGATCTGAAAGGCCTGCATCTATATTCACACCTCCACAAACACATCCTTTGACATCATATCCTCAAAATATACGCAATCTTGACAATCAGCAAGAAACAGCTGAATCATCTGCAGAGTCTGAGTTTCCAACCTTGAG CCTGTCTGAAATTCAGAATGCACGCGGCATCATGGATGTCCTTGCCGAAATGCTGAGTGCAATAGAGCCTGGGAATAAAGAG GGGCTTAGGCAGGAGGTTATTGTTGACTTGGTTGAACAGTGCCGTACATACAAGCAGAGAGTGGTGCATCTTGTTAACTCAACTTC gGATGAATCACTGCTGTGCCAAGGACTAGCACTTAATGATGACTTGCAGCGTGTACTGGCTAAGCATGAAGCAATTGCTTCAGGAACTTCTCTTCAAACAGAGAAACCAAAGCCTGAACCTGTTAGAGCACTTGTTGACTTTGGTGATCCTCTAGTTGATACTCATCCCGATGGGAG ATCCACCTCGGGTACTAGTGCAGAGGTGCAGCCACTGAACCAGTTGTTGCTTCCTGCTCCTACTCCAACTAATGCTGCAGCTCCTTCAGCAAGAGTTGATCCCAAAATAGACCTGCTCAGTGGTGATGACTATAGCTCACCCAAGGCAGAAACTTCATTGGCTCTTGTTCCCGTGGGAGGACAGCAGCCAGCGAGTCCTATATCTCAGCAGAACGCCCTTGTTCTCTTTGACATGTTCTCAGAAACTAGCACTCCAAATTCTGTCAATACTCAATCTGCCCTTGCTGGACAAATCAATCCGTCAGCTCCGCAAATCGAACAGCAGCAGAGTTTTCAATCCCCTCAAGGTGGTTCTTACTCGAATGGAAGTGTCCCAAATGCTGGATCACCTCAGTATGAGCAATCAATTTACATGCAAGGTGCTGGTTCTGCCTGGAATGGTCAGATTACCCAGCAGCAGCAGCCACATTCGCCTGCCTATG GTGCTCAAAGCAGCGCATCATTACCACCTCCACCTTGGGAAGCTCAGCCTGTGGACAATGGTAGTCCGGTAGCAGGTGCTCAATACCCTCAACCAGCGCAAGTTACTCAAACGGTGGTTGCGCATGCACTAAGTGGTGCACATTCTCCTCTGGGACCTCAACCAATGGGGAAGGACCAGGTAGTAGGTATGTATATCCAGCCAATTACAAGCAGCCATTTGTCGGCAATCAATAGCCAGGTTGGTCAGAGCCAGCAGTTGGGTTGGCACTCTCAGCCAATCCAGGGAGGGCCGTATATGGGAATGCTTCCACAGCCAATGCAAAATGCCCAGATGGCATCAATGTATCCTCAACAAATATATGGGAACCAATTTGCAGGTTATGGCTATGGTCAGCCACAAGGGGTGCAATACCTAGAGCAGCGAATGTACGGATTATCTGTTAGTCATGATAACAATGGCTTGAGAAACTCCTACCAGGTTTCTACTTCATCTTATGTCCCACCTAACAAGCCTTCTAAGCCAGAGGATAAGCTCTTTGGGGATCTTGTTGACATGGCAAAAGTGAAATCAACGAAACCCACTCCTGGTAGAGCTGGTGGCATGTGA